A genomic window from Plasmodium chabaudi chabaudi strain AS genome assembly, chromosome: 8 includes:
- a CDS encoding phosphatidylinositol N-acetylglucosaminyltransferase, putative, translated as MKNKMNESSKTEDVNNSSCLNQPTKKEKKIKKWRKILYEDQGYEDNYVHKDFLSHLLTNFRTKYKYSNIVHSMLCINHQIMIVLFHLLSYYSINNNIISHRFIYTINIIIIILKEVLVYEIHKSLNDTFKNILDTTIMIGIIWILSPVMISLTQTHSDDTVYLVSLCILLPIHFMFHKYGFMYEKNENIDIFDSTSLSCVVVESVILGSRLPSITQVFSFLLCSSILFFYTPFIVQTIALKNINYYNYVLFPIIFIILSICIRSISVPLFYAHLFGHAFMLFVIPALFVNKHNSKTVLEGPWDISGVPFVQKPAD; from the exons atgaaaaataaaatgaatgaaAGTTCTAAAACAGAAGATGTAAATAACTCTTCTTGTTTAAATCAACCAaccaaaaaagaaaaa aaaataaaaaaatggagaaaaatattatatgaagaCCAGGGCTATGAAGACAATTATGTGCATAAGGATTTCCTAAGCCATCTTCTAACAAATT ttcgaacaaaatacaaatattcaaatattgTACATAGCATGTTATGCATAAATCATCAAATTATGATTGTACTATTTCATCTACTATCCTATTATtccataaataataacattatATCACATag atttatatacacaattaatataataattataatattaaaggAAGTATTAGTTTATGAAATCCATAAATCTCTCAATG atacctttaaaaatatattagacACCACAATCATGATTGGAATTATATGG ATATTGTCTCCGGTCATGATTAGTTTAACCCAAACTCACAGCGATGATACTGTTTACCTTGTGTCTTTATGCA TACTCTTACCAATCCACTTTATGTTTCATAAATATGGCTTCATGTATGA aaaaaatgaaaatatagatatatttgATTCAACTTCCTTAAGTTGTGTTGTTGTCGAAAGTGTAATTTTAGGATCTCGTTTACCCTCAATAACCCAG GTTTTTTCCTTTCTACTTTGCTCCTCAAT ACTTTTTTTCTATACGCCATTCATAGTTCAGACAATAGCG TTAAagaatattaattattataattatgtcTTATTcccaattatttttataattctaTCTATCTGTATAAGAAGTATATCAGTTCCCCTATTCTATGCTCATTTATTTGG GCACGCTTTCATGCTATTTGTTATCCCTGCCCTTTTTGTAAACAAACATAATTCAAAAAC ggTACTAGAAGGACCCTGGGATATATCGGGTGTTCCTTTTGTACAAAAACCCGCggattaa
- a CDS encoding cysteine repeat modular protein 1, putative, translating into MLVKYTSIIIISWLFDAFTSRKKYEIIKLKNPIKKTYAKNKQYEFLSKRVLADLIKNNQFIENKYENKKTLNYPRKIKHGKKITTKSESMHEDTKRAKYQTTIFKFAKKLNFLLYTNFLELYSSLHILLTQYCHPRIARCDSKSGTCWCYKGSKLFINMNKYSCLDNCGNFVTCKSPFQLEPYEKIPQNFILNKKIITCIVSSIQRKLNNLCGKNKLFRINGSIYYCIPNNAIDLNIIGKYCISDIKTVIQCHGFIQNSYISLIEEFKIIDKEKFDDTMNNICDEHIIQNGETYLGCQNHSISGKICLPWNTINTIQTNGPKDIKHNFCRNFEGKKTIYCFVRFKDFIYREFCKVKEGILADNNITYSRQDIFIFDLTMKNVSDFDIRISNDRCINSLNNNKKKNFNFNVIKTYELYKYHEIDNEIALTIGFLKSYHQTVGYLRNNDILYICACSNNYYKSEVSSCHNKKYHTQIGRINFVNKFTNTQSNVLYLSEIDPIFIDLYNEAIKNKELYIFNADYSYQCDRLSSLENKTHMFSENILNISMSYVAQKINPPLDPTKKKSYLYEYGNIVYDLKSLITNFNERKFNQKQIIGRMNKYGILMNTSIENNKENINRRVNEMLKIITIQQIKNLQKGSNIICIKHDNNQEIYFSYIGRIIYTGVYNSKDKYILINKNSNNNHNSIYENIIYINNSFYPLYDNLFSISPNACSQSSEHLNNAKILQLNHQNHISRFKNMINPSFSYNYYNRNKHQLLYFFEKKKDFFFFTLKNMFNKKKDSVDYLCQKINNIEEFKSNCLFIYSSFHLVYYIEFAHPFYIYTIPTSMHNNYIRNDKDFDVLKMFFDFKNIDFISHKTKILSLWSHQNDNFVSLWLISSQSLTPFFLAKYDIHSPKYSFIFLKNQKYVSTHDVKNAATFDNIDSTSVAKTVNITPTLNSKLNSPKMETKSDIVANIYTFSEDTLMINKYETIDFFILKRVKSMLYPKMAHVSDIITFTFNNEPFFLLLFKNNRIAILNSNLDNMHIDKNILNIHVYGLPIKIKCDKGDKKLTCFVLYKYHKILWIDLLFSSNNLVKENSNINNPSLTSLKDTHKQRTGSSNFLENQIKSQIGNIEVKYIYIYEEQNAEILSDISNDMVITGKLNDYVIYISNKESNRIHIYFTNHYKENISYYKYIKNEHTYNYNIISLFTYNFQDTTFINSHITKSPYRTNAITSFAHENLIVTKIKYNYNPWYIYNEKIMMLPIIEGDKIQIKYFSIHYKKNKSRKDALFIDKETGAIKIILSEDGNENINTQKDIVNIKVVMHGLFHTYRTEVEFSMACEDGHYHKHNKCHPCEKGYYNNLNVIKKNNENYSKCIACGKNRTTLAEKEKFEKNCVCDLGYEYIKDPNNPRNFICSPCSYGEYKDSISNELCKGTICIENASHFILDKKGIQPTQCFCNGGYYLHHDKKNNEKCVKCLDNHYCPNNDNYYKKCPIHNATVQNNRTDFESIDSCLCEEGYEPININKIKNTKTRDYHYYNIFITKYPDLLNIINNNNICMECNLGFYKNKVSSDKCIKCPGNSTTTTFGSKHIENCNSCHKGYYKDKKKDCSKCLPNHFCVGKSVKNDKHNISQYAGDAVICPNYSVTLRPYDDNISFKDCLCIKGYEKNFQDFYNISNHCKKAPLNFYKDTISNSVAIPCPDNSITLQTGATSIHNCICNKGFFYDQMSYSCVECPYGYYCSEKDMTTKLNPPIKCPKNYTTIYSGSYDISNCVCESGYTVETVIVNHYTASGIIQSYENAKNKIQLQTKNKTSVCVKCPKSSYKTNISNEQCHECPKNATTLKDFNNADIFFCLCNMGYYTDKKECKPCWFNKLYCEGEKIYQIETIIYDEIIDLIKKYIGFLSEISDKKSFINTIINEYINKGLISEISHISMVEKNSEILANTIQNIKKAKTDSEIHPLHIYNRLGNIATKERQLKTPKTNNQIKKIEMAKSIGNEIIANINSQLTLLSEGNQNNDTDTNILANLFYKSSTNLIYIKHQKLINCQQNTVIPLGFESSQNFDDCKCKKGYYLEDKNFLKNIKICKPCPEGTFKNFVGDVKNCISCPPKSTSIKGSIYPNHCFCKEGFFYSKDMCLECLEGATCNGGLYPNAMKKIKLDIENVNTIGPDDHVKPESKIGYYLDESIINIIDVSEWRFIKCPISDSCLGKNKCHITMDNYLCIECKKGYTNNFTKSKCINCPNNITNIILLILIYIIFCFIIIIISYLNISSGFYRRSIHSIIIKIAINYVSSMLIVNILEDTYLNLPSYAYDVYNKMANILTNGKQKKKIISIDCLLRYYFNLTYNDSFFYTSLFFFLMPIFLMLTLAGILFVILKIYTIVQKEGINNKLYLLGIAKKENILFLVNSLETNYKKERFIMILRYIKLPDSTMLDSISTFFEDMIPIYATFLFLIHAKTSLRMLQLFDCSNIQYAKNFSKYILNSSSSVQCNFKTHDYLKFFILGISGTVLWALGIPFLAFFILYKNRHNLFHENIRIKYGFLHNGYLPNRWYWEVVVFIRKITILFVTTVIVFPSDKKNIYKLLIITFIAIFSLCIHFIFQPFDKRKFFILNKLENFSLYIWVSTIMIISVLMHVNLNEFINFLVFFFIILLHTIFFIKLLISLFYECISNIRPIPNISKVPFINSFIKVLVQIVEAKKKQEPQVCYDKCSRQLAVILPHKVSMERNRTNIYVIVQNFFKKFIRNNSSQHSELNQFENRAICAYESEDKEKNKMVKLRSSENIEEENYGNCYNEIVSRNQKTDLSNFLLKNTNLSIYGKIKNEHRMFAIEIYNEVLDIFLKHVTFTYIPDTLFEFIFKISVNIGKFIDELDKNDKIFESLNQLIDINNMIQWPRERKANYYQTEQIKKNKISFINNSTSSYDLVNREMPSLDYSFTFSCNDIEKEQIIKRKKKEKQKTKDEPKKLYISTEERKKLFSFFSDDLLKTQIHLSKFYFILIELRIKYFRNLPSYFYLFKLYKLLSKKREMKKLKMLNKKLERYKNISHDNETPINNQDNNDLLKNIKKNIHLQYKEFKELSKIMNQLKYEYLNIKEDDSNQSQSSQLENE; encoded by the exons atgctGGTGAAATATACCAGTATCATTATAATAAGTTGGCTATTTGATGCATTTACTTCcaggaaaaaatatgaaataataaaattgaagaatccaattaaaaaaacatatgcaaaaaataaacaatatgaATTCTTGTCAAAAAGGGTATTAGCTGATTTGATTAAGAATAACCaatttattgaaaataaatatgaaaataaaaaaacgcTAAATTATCctagaaaaataaaacatggaaaaaaaattactacAAAGAGTGAAAGTATGCATGAGGATACAAAGAGAGCTAAATATCAAACcactatatttaaatttgcaaaaaaattgaatttcttattatatacaaattttttagaGTTATATAGTTCgttacatattttactGACACAATACTGTCATCCACGAATAGCTAGATGTGATAGTAAATCAGGAACATGTTGGTGCTATAAAGGTTCGaaattgtttattaatatgaataagTATTCATGCCTAGACAATTGTGGAAATTTTGTAACGTGCAAAAGCCCTTTCCAATTAGAACCTTATGAGAAAATACctcaaaattttatattaaataaaaaaataataacttGTATTGTTTCAAGTATTCaaagaaaattaaataatttgtgtggtaaaaataaattgttcAGAATTAATGgatctatatattattgtataCCAAATAATGCTATAGATCTTAACATAATTGGCAAATATTGTATAAGTGATATTAAAACTGTAATACAATGCCACGgatttatacaaaatagcTACATATCGTTGATAGAAGAGTTTAAAATCattgataaagaaaaatttgaCGATAcaatgaataatatatgcgATGAGcatattatacaaaatggTGAAACCTATTTAGGTTGTCAGAATCATTCTATTTCTGGAAAAATTTGCTTGCCGTGGAATACGATAAATACAATACAAACAAATGGAccaaaagatataaaacataatttcTGTCGAAATTTTGAAGGCAAAAAAACCATATACTGCTTCGTTCGTTTTAAAGATTTTATTTACAGAGAATTTTGTAAAGTTAAAGAAGGTATATTAGCTGACAACaatattacatattcaCGCCAggacatttttatttttgatctAACAATGAAAAATGTTTCTGATTTTGATATACGAATTTCTAATGATAGGTGCATAaattcattaaataataataagaagaagaattttaattttaatgttataaaaaCCTATGAActttataaatatcatGAAATTGATAACGAAATAGCTTTGACAATTGGATTTCTAAAATCATATCACCAAACAGTAGGTTATTTAcgtaataatgatattttatatatttgtgcaTGCtctaataattattataaatcaGAAGTCTCAAGCtgtcataataaaaaatatcatacACAAATTGGAagaataaattttgtaaacaAATTTACTAATACGCAGTCTAATGTTTTATACCTAAGTGAAATTGACCCAATATTCATTGATCTATATAATGAGgcgataaaaaataaagagttatacatatttaatgcAGATTACTCATATCAATGTGATAGACTATCAtctttagaaaataaaacgcATATGTTTtcggaaaatatattaaatataagtatGAGCTATGTGGCCCAAAAAATTAATCCCCCTTTAGATCcaaccaaaaaaaaatcgtaTCTTTACGAATATGGCAACATAGTTtatgatttaaaaagtttgaTAACTAACTTTAATGAAAGAAAATTCAATCAAAAACAGATTATAGGCCGAATGAACAAATATGGCATACTCATGAATACATccattgaaaataataaagaaaatatcaACAGAAGAGTAAATGAGATGCTTAAAATCATAACCATTCAGCagattaaaaatttacaaaagggtagtaatataatatgcattaaGCACGATAATAATCAggagatatatttttcctatATAGGgagaataatatatactggtgtatataattcaaaagataaatacattttaataaataaaaatagtaataacaATCATAATtctatttatgaaaatataatatacatcaACAATTCTTTTTACCCACtttatgataatttattttcaatcaGCCCAAATGCCTGCTCACAGTCCAGTGaacatttaaataatgcaaAGATTCTCCAATTAAACCACCAAAATCACATTAGtagatttaaaaatatgattaatCCTTCTTTTTCTTACAACTATTACAATCGTAATAAACatcaattattatatttttttgaaaaaaaaaaagatttttttttttttacacttAAAAACatgtttaataaaaaaaaggattCAGTCGATTATTTAtgtcaaaaaattaataatattgaagAATTTAAATCGAATTGTCTATTCATATATTCCTCTTTTCATTtggtatattatatagaaTTTGCACACcccttttatatatatactataccAACAAGCATGcacaataattatatacgAAATGATAAAGATTTTGATGttctaaaaatgttttttgattttaaaaatatcgaTTTTATAAGTCATAAAACTAAAATACTATCTTTATGGTCTCATCAAAATGACAACTTTGTATCTTTATGGTTGATTTCCTCTCAAAGTTTGAcgccattttttttggctaaatatgatatacaTTCTCCAAAATATTCTTTCatatttctaaaaaatcaaaagtATGTGTCTACTCATGATGTTAAGAATGCTGCCacttttgataatatagatTCTACATCTGTTGCAAAAACTGTAAATATTACACCTACTTTGAATTCTAAATTAAATTCTCCAAAAATGGAAACAAAGTCAGATATCGtagcaaatatatatacattcaGCGAAGATACTTTAAtgattaataaatatgaaacaATCGATTTTTTCATCCTTAAAAGGGTAAAAAGTATGCTTTATCCCAAAATGGCTCATGTATCtgatattattacatttacCTTTAATAATGAaccgttttttttattattgtttaaaaataatagaatcgctatattaaatagcaatttagataatatgcatatcgataaaaacattttgaatatacaCGTATACGGATTAcctattaaaataaaatgtgataaaggtgataaaaaattgacatgctttgttttatataaatatcataAAATTCTTTGGATTGATCTTTTATTTAGTTCTAATAATTTAGTAAAAGAAAACagcaatataaataatccaAGTCTAACCAGCTTAAAGGATACACATAAACAAAGAACGGGATCGAGCAATTTTCTTGAAAATCAAATTAAAAGCCAAATCGGCAATATTGAAgtaaagtatatatatatatatgaagaaCAAAATGCTGAAATATTATCGGATATTTCTAACGATATGGTTATTACCGGAAAGTTAAATGACTAtgtcatttatatttctaatAAAGAATCCAATAgaatacacatatattttacaaatcattataaagaaaatattagttattataaatatataaaaaatgaacatacatataattataatattatatcctTATTTACTTATAATTTCCAAGATACaacttttattaattcaCATATAACTAAATCACCATATAGAACAAATGCAATAACTTCTTTTGCTcatgaaaatttaattgttacaaaaattaaatataattacaaTCCATGGTATATTtacaatgaaaaaataatgatgctACCCATAATTGAAGGTGATAAAATTCaaatcaaatattttagcatacattataaaaaaaataaatcaagaAAGGATGCATTGTTTATTGATAAAGAAACTGGCGCcatcaaaataattcttAGTGAAGATGgcaatgaaaatattaatacacAAAAAGACATCGTCAATATCAAAGTTGTTATGCATGGGCTATTTCACACTTATAGAACTGAAGTAGAGTTTAGTATGGCATGTGAAGATGGGCATTATcataaacataataaatgtCACCCCTGTGAAAAAGGATATTACAACAATTTAAatgtgataaaaaaaaataacgaaaATTATAGCAAGTGTATAGCTTGCGGAAAGAATCGAACTACTTTAgctgaaaaagaaaaatttgaaaaaaattgtgtatGTGATTTAggatatgaatatataaaagatcCGAATAACCCAcgtaattttatatgttcGCCATGCTCTTATGGGGAATATAAAGATAGTATCTCAAATGAACTCTGTAAAGGAACTATATGCATAGAAAATGCttcacattttatattagatAAAAAAGGTATCCAACCAACTCAATGTTTTTGTAACGGAGGGTATTATTTACAtcatgataaaaaaaataatgaaaaatgtgTAAAATGCTTAGATAATCATTATTGCCCTAATAATGACaactattataaaaaatgtccAATACATAATGCAACAGTACAAAATAACAGAACCGACTTTGAGTCCATAGATAGCTGTTTATGTGAAGAAGGGTACGAACCgattaatataaacaaaataaaaaataccaAAACGAGagattatcattattataatatttttataacaaaatatccAGACCTATTAAACATaattaataacaataatatatgtatggaATGTAATTTaggattttataaaaataaagtgtCTTCTGATAAATGCATTAAATGCCCAGGGAATTCAACAACTACAACATTTGGTTCTAAGCATATAGAAAATTGTAATTCGTGTCATAAAGGCTATTacaaagataaaaaaaaagactgCTCTAAATGCTTACCAAATCATTTTTGTGTTGGTAAATcagtaaaaaatgataaacataatatatcGCAATATGCTGGTGATGCAGTTATTTGCCCCAATTATTCTGTAACCTTACGACCATATGATGATAACATTTCATTTAAAGACTGTTTATGCATAAAAggatatgaaaaaaattttcaagatttttataatataagtaATCATTGTAAAAAAGCtcctttaaatttttataaagatACAATATCAAATTCTGTAGCTATTCCTTGTCCTGATAATAGTATAACATTGCAAACTGGAGCAACCTCAATACATAACTGTATATGTAATAAGGGTTTTTTTTACGATCAAATGTCATATTCATGCGTAGAATGCCCATATGGGTATTATTGCTCTGAAAAGGATATGacaacaaaattaaatccCCCAATAAAATGCCCAAAAAACTATACCACAATTTATAGTGGTTCATATGATATATCCAATTGTGTGTGCGAATCAGGCTATACTGTGGAAACTGTAATAGTGAATCATTACACTGCGAGTG GTATCATACAATCCTAcgaaaatgcaaaaaataaaattcaacttcaaacaaaaaacaaaactTCAGTGTGCGTTAAATGCCCAAAATCAAGTTACAAAACCAATATATCAAATGAGCAATGCCACGAATGCCCTAAAAACGCGACGACATTAAAAGACTTCAACAACgctgatatatttttttgcttatGTAATATGGGATATTATACAGATAAAAAAGAGTGTAAACCTTGTTggtttaataaattatattgtgaaggggaaaaaatatatcaaatagaAACGATTATATATGATGAAATTATTGatcttattaaaaaatatatcggATTTTTAAGTGAAATATCCGacaaaaaaagttttataaatacCATTATTAATgagtatattaataaaggCCTTATTTCAGAAATTTCTCACATTAGTATGGTGGAAAAGAATAGCGAAATTTTGGCGAACACTATtcaaaacataaaaaaggCAAAAACTGATAGCGAAATACATCCACTTCATATATACAATCGTTTAGGGAATATAGCAACTAAAGAAAGACAATTGAAAACGCCAAAAACGAACaatcaaataaagaaaattgaAATGGCTAAAAGTATAGGAAACGAAATTATTGCGAATATTAATTCCCAGTTGACACTATTAAGTGAAGGAAACCAAAACAATGATACCGACACAAATATACTAGCTAACCTTTTTTACAAAAGCTCAACAaacttaatatatataaaacatcagaaattaataaattgcCAACAAAATACAGTAATCCCATTGGGGTTTGAGTCATCTCAAAATTTTGATGATtgtaaatgtaaaaaaggttattatttagaagataaaaattttttgaagaatataaaaatatgtaaaccATGCCCAGAAGgcacatttaaaaattttgttgGCGATGTTAAAAACTGTATTTCCTGTCCTCCTAAGTCTACAAGTATTAAAGGCTCAATATACCCCAATCATTGCTTTTGTAAAGAaggatttttttatagtaaAGACATGTGCTTAGAATGTTTAGAAGGTGCTACTTGCAATGGGGGATTATATCCGAATgcaatgaaaaaaataaaattagatatagaaaatgtaaatacaATAGGGCCAGATGATCATGTAAAACCCGAATCTAAAATAGGATACTATTTAGATGaaagtataataaatattatagatGTAAGTGAATGGAGATTTATAAAATGCCCAATAAGTGATTCATGCTTagggaaaaataaatgtcaTATCACTATGGATAATTATTTGTGTATTGAATGTAAAAAAGGTTATACCAATAATTTCACAAAGTCAAAATGCATAAACTGCCCTAATAAcattacaaatataatattattaattcttatatatataattttttgcttcattattataattatttcctACTTAAATATTTCCTCCGGATTTTATAGAAGATCTATTCattctattattataaagatTGCAATTAATTATGTTTCTAGTATGCTcattgtaaatattttagaaGACACATATTTGAACTTGCCATCATACGCTTATGATGTATACAATAAAATGGCCAATATACTAACTAACGGaaaacagaaaaaaaaaataataagtatAGATTGCCTATTaagatattattttaatttgacATATAAtgattcctttttttatacaagtctatttttttttctaatgcccatatttttaatgttaaCCTTGGCTGGCATACTATTTGTAATACTAAAAATTTACACTATTGTTCAAAAAGAGGggataaataataaattatatttattaggaattgcaaaaaaggaaaatattctttttttggtTAATTCTTTGGAAacaaattacaaaaaagaaagattTATCATGATACTACGATATATAAAGCTTCCTGATAGCACAATGCTTGATAGTATATCAACATTTTTTGAGGATATGATACCAATATATGCTacgtttttatttctaattCATGCAAAAACATCTTTGAGAATGCTTCAATTGTTTGATTGTAGTAATATCcaatatgcaaaaaatttttcaaagtATATACTAAACAGCAGTAGTAGCGTTCAGTGTAATTTTAAAACCCacgattatttaaaattttttatattaggTATATCTGGAACTGTTTTATGGGCTTTAGGCATACCTTTTTTagccttttttatattatataaaaatagacacaatttatttcatgaaaatattcgtataaaatatggattTTTACATAATGGATATTTACCTAATAGATGGTATTGGGAAGTTGTTGTTTTTATTCGTAAAATAACTATTCTTTTTGTAACTACTGTTATTGTTTTCCCTTcggataaaaaaaacatatataagttattaattataactTTTATTGCTATTTTCTCCTTAtgtattcattttatttttcaaccTTTTGATAAAaggaaattttttatattaaacaaGCTAGAAAACTttagtttatatatttgggTATCTACTATTATGATTATCTCCGTTTTAATGCATGtgaatttaaatgaatttataaattttttggtttttttcttcataattcttcttcatactatttttttcataaaattactaatctctttattttatgaatgcATAAGTAATATTAGGCCAATACCCAATATTTCCAAAGTTCCCtttattaattcatttattaaagtACTAGTTCAGATTGTagaagcaaaaaaaaaacaagaaCCTCAAGTTTGTTATGATAAATGCTCACGTCAACTAGCCGTCATACTTCCGCATAAGGTTTCAATGGAAAGAAATcgaacaaatatttatgtgatagttcaaaattttttcaaaaaatttataagaaATAATTCTTCACAGCATTCCGAATTAAATCAATTCGAAAATCGAGCAATATGCGCATATGAATCTGAagataaagaaaagaaCAAAATGGTAAAGTTACGAAGTTCTGAAAATatagaagaagaaaattatgGTAATTGCTACAATGAAATAGTGTCTAGAAATCAAAAGACAGATCTATCCAACtttttactaaaaaataCTAACCTTTCAatttatggaaaaataaagaatgaGCATAGAATGTTTGCAATAGAAATATACAATGAGGTGTtagacatatttttaaagcatGTAacttttacatatattccGGATACCCTTTTtgagtttatttttaaaatttcagTTAATATTGGGAAATTTATTGATGAACTAGACAAAAACGATAAAATATTCGAATCATTAAATCAATTAAtagatattaataatatgatcCAATGGCCACGTGAAAGAAAGGCCAATTATTATCAAActgaacaaataaaaaaaaataaaatttcgTTTATAAACAATTCAACGTCTAGTTATGATCTAGTTAATCGCGAAATGCCTTCATTAGATTATTCATTCACATTTTCTTGCAACGATATTGAAAAagaacaaattataaaaagaaaaaaaaaggaaaaacaaaagacAAAAGATGAAcctaaaaaattataca tTTCAACTGAGGAACGGAAAAAgttgttttctttttttagcGATGACTTATTAAAAACCCAAATTCATTTATCCaagttttatttcataCTTATAGAACTGaggataaaatatttccgAAATTTACCATCctatttttacttattCAAACTGTATAagttattatcaaaaaaacgtgaaatgaaaaaacttaaaatgttaaataaaaagttggaaagatataaaaatatttcccaCGATAATGAGACACCAATAAATAATCAAGATAATAATGATCTCttaaaaaacattaaaaaaaatatacatttacAATACAAAGAATTTAAAGAACTCTCTAAAATAATGAAccaattaaaatatgaatatcttaatataaaagaagaTGATAGTAATCAATCCCAATCCAGCCAATTGGAAAACGAATAA